The Palleronia sp. THAF1 genome window below encodes:
- a CDS encoding DsbA family protein: protein MEFLQKGQGDTLVEWFLEPTCPFSSKAFGKLDSLLDRSDGALTVRLWLHSQPWHLNSPLVTRCIIAAWAEHGAEAAWDTLGAVFAHRESYAFTDHAGGPNRAATPNDIIERIESHSRLSLAVAFDWPELADTVKAHTKYARQNGIHSSPSVLVNGFLREDIESGDSVDDWLTRIV, encoded by the coding sequence ATGGAGTTCCTACAGAAAGGGCAGGGCGACACGCTGGTCGAATGGTTCCTGGAACCGACGTGTCCGTTTTCGTCCAAGGCCTTCGGTAAGCTGGATAGTTTGCTGGACCGATCCGATGGCGCGCTGACCGTGCGCCTGTGGCTGCACTCTCAACCGTGGCACCTGAACTCACCCCTGGTCACACGTTGCATCATAGCTGCTTGGGCGGAACACGGGGCGGAGGCGGCGTGGGATACGCTTGGGGCGGTCTTCGCACACCGCGAAAGCTATGCCTTCACGGATCATGCAGGCGGCCCAAATCGTGCCGCCACGCCAAACGACATCATCGAACGGATCGAAAGTCACAGTAGGTTATCGCTGGCCGTTGCCTTTGACTGGCCCGAACTGGCGGACACCGTCAAGGCGCATACGAAGTATGCCCGTCAGAACGGCATCCATTCCTCACCAAGCGTCTTGGTGAACGGGTTTCTGCGCGAAGATATCGAAAGTGGTGACAGCGTGGATGACTGGCTGACCAGGATCGTCTGA
- a CDS encoding patatin-like phospholipase family protein: MVKKINMALQGGGAHGAFTWGVLDRLLDCEKLEIAGISGTSAGALNGAAFKAGMATGGRDGARANLAWLWARVLGVRDFKIAAWMSPWAPATNTIARSLEATAGWGDLFAQATSPYSFGPFYRNPLDGIVHDMKFDDVCAKDGPELHVCATNVRTGKIRVFTGEDVTPESLMASACLPTVFKAVEIAGEAYWDGGYTGNPALFPLYEPHLPDDIVIVNINPLERDKLPYTAQEIQNRINEISFNSSLLRDLRAIRFVQRLIEDGRLTEGTMSYINVHMIADDELMRELSVATKMVPSAILVERLFAAGRIAADRFIDAHLDDVNVRSSVDLAEMYD; the protein is encoded by the coding sequence GTGGTCAAGAAGATCAACATGGCGCTTCAGGGCGGCGGCGCCCATGGCGCGTTCACCTGGGGCGTACTGGACCGCCTGTTGGATTGCGAGAAGCTGGAAATCGCGGGCATCAGCGGCACCTCTGCCGGGGCATTGAACGGGGCAGCGTTCAAGGCCGGCATGGCGACCGGCGGACGCGACGGGGCGCGCGCCAACCTAGCGTGGCTGTGGGCGCGTGTTTTGGGCGTGCGGGATTTCAAGATCGCCGCCTGGATGTCCCCCTGGGCGCCAGCCACGAACACCATCGCACGCAGTCTGGAGGCGACGGCCGGGTGGGGCGATTTGTTCGCACAAGCCACATCCCCGTATAGCTTCGGGCCGTTCTACCGAAATCCGCTCGACGGGATCGTCCACGACATGAAGTTCGACGATGTCTGCGCCAAGGACGGCCCGGAACTGCACGTCTGCGCCACCAATGTGCGCACGGGCAAGATCCGGGTATTCACGGGCGAAGATGTCACGCCAGAGTCTCTTATGGCCTCCGCCTGCCTGCCCACCGTGTTCAAGGCCGTCGAGATCGCCGGAGAGGCCTATTGGGACGGCGGCTACACCGGCAACCCCGCTCTGTTCCCGCTGTACGAGCCGCATCTGCCCGACGACATCGTCATCGTGAACATCAACCCGCTGGAACGGGACAAGCTGCCTTACACGGCGCAGGAAATCCAGAATCGCATCAACGAGATATCGTTCAATTCTAGTCTTTTACGTGACCTGCGCGCGATCCGTTTCGTGCAACGTCTGATCGAGGATGGGCGACTGACCGAAGGCACGATGAGCTACATCAACGTTCACATGATCGCCGACGATGAGCTAATGCGCGAGTTGTCGGTCGCGACCAAGATGGTCCCCTCTGCGATTCTGGTCGAACGGCTGTTCGCCGCCGGGCGCATAGCGGCGGATCGTTTCATTGATGCGCATCTGGACGATGTGAACGTACGCTCCAGCGTCGATCTTGCAGAAATGTACGACTGA
- a CDS encoding 3-hydroxybutyrate dehydrogenase encodes MSLKGKTAVVTGSNSGIGLGVVHELAKAGADVVLNSFTDRDEDHQLAEDIAKEHGVTARYIKADLSNGDEARALIEKAGRCDILMNNAGIQHVAAIEDFPTAKWDAIIAIMLSSAFHTSAVAVPMMRKNGWGRIINLASAHGLRASPYKSAYVAAKHGVVGMTKVVALETAQDPITANAICPGYVMTPLVESQIPDTMEKYDMDRETAIKEVILERQPSKDFATVEQLGGVARFLCSDDAAQITGTTISVDGGWTAR; translated from the coding sequence ATGTCACTCAAAGGCAAAACCGCCGTCGTCACCGGATCGAACTCTGGCATCGGGCTGGGGGTCGTACATGAACTGGCAAAGGCCGGTGCGGACGTGGTGCTGAACTCGTTCACCGACCGCGACGAGGATCACCAGCTTGCCGAAGACATCGCCAAGGAACACGGAGTCACTGCGCGCTACATCAAGGCCGACCTGTCGAACGGCGACGAGGCGCGCGCCCTGATCGAAAAGGCCGGTCGCTGCGACATTCTGATGAACAACGCGGGTATCCAGCACGTTGCCGCGATCGAGGATTTTCCGACGGCCAAATGGGATGCGATCATCGCGATCATGTTGTCCTCGGCCTTCCACACCAGCGCCGTCGCGGTGCCGATGATGCGCAAAAATGGATGGGGACGGATCATCAACCTCGCCTCGGCCCATGGCCTGCGCGCGTCGCCCTACAAGTCGGCCTACGTCGCCGCCAAGCATGGCGTCGTCGGTATGACCAAGGTTGTGGCACTGGAAACCGCGCAGGACCCGATCACCGCCAACGCTATCTGTCCGGGTTACGTGATGACGCCGCTGGTCGAGAGCCAGATCCCCGACACGATGGAGAAATACGACATGGACCGTGAGACGGCGATCAAGGAAGTCATCCTGGAACGTCAGCCCTCCAAGGACTTCGCCACCGTCGAGCAACTGGGCGGCGTTGCCAGGTTCCTGTGCTCGGACGATGCGGCGCAGATCACCGGCACCACCATCAGCGTGGATGGCGGCTGGACGGCGCGGTAG
- a CDS encoding extracellular solute-binding protein — translation MTGLPGVILAEPMHGVAMFGDPALEPGFNGLPHANPDAPQGGRIVAGEVGSFDSLNPHILKGNAPWMLRFLAYESLMGRNYDEPFSLYGLLAETIEVADDGSWVEFQLRPEARFSDGSPVTPEDVLWSYETLGTEGHPRYRGAWAKVESAEQVGERGVRFTFNVNDRELALIMGMRPILKKAQWDGLDFADSNLDEIPISSAPYTVSDYEAGRFVTLTRNPDYWGADVPFMQGQANLDEIRMEFYGDSTAMTEAFKGGALTTMRETNAERWATQYDFPRVQSGEVVKSEIEHQRPSGIVGLAMNTREAPFDDWRVREAMIQAFNFEFANQVLNGGKLPRITSYFSNSELGMSHDAATGRVAELLEPYAQDLLPGTIEGYALPVSDGTERNRGNARRAVGLLEEAGYTIGDGGVLRGEDGAALKFDILLQQGSNESQQVTDLFVGALGRLGITPTITVVDSAQFTERTNRFDFDMTWYQRGLSLSPGNEQLLYWGADAADQEGSRNWMGVKSPAIDGLVQTMLSSEDKDDYVAAVRALDRVLTAGRYVIPVWYNPVSYIAHDASLKFPDQLPAYGDWFTWQPDFWWYEE, via the coding sequence ATGACAGGCTTGCCCGGCGTGATTCTGGCTGAACCGATGCACGGCGTCGCCATGTTCGGCGACCCCGCGTTGGAGCCGGGGTTCAACGGCCTGCCGCACGCCAACCCCGATGCGCCACAGGGCGGCAGGATCGTGGCGGGCGAAGTCGGGTCGTTCGACAGTCTGAACCCACACATCCTGAAGGGTAACGCCCCGTGGATGCTACGCTTTCTGGCCTACGAGTCGCTGATGGGCCGCAACTACGACGAGCCGTTCTCACTATACGGATTGCTGGCCGAAACCATCGAGGTGGCCGACGACGGCTCTTGGGTGGAGTTCCAGCTGCGTCCCGAAGCCCGCTTTTCCGACGGCTCTCCGGTCACGCCGGAGGATGTGTTGTGGTCGTACGAGACCCTTGGGACCGAAGGCCATCCACGCTACCGCGGGGCGTGGGCCAAGGTCGAATCCGCCGAGCAAGTGGGCGAGCGTGGCGTGCGTTTCACCTTCAACGTGAACGACCGTGAGCTTGCGTTGATCATGGGAATGCGTCCGATCCTGAAAAAAGCGCAGTGGGATGGGCTGGATTTCGCCGATTCGAACCTTGACGAAATCCCGATTTCATCCGCGCCCTACACGGTGTCCGACTACGAGGCGGGCCGATTCGTCACCCTGACCCGCAACCCCGATTACTGGGGTGCGGACGTGCCCTTCATGCAGGGGCAAGCGAACCTTGATGAAATCCGGATGGAGTTCTACGGCGACTCGACCGCCATGACAGAGGCGTTCAAGGGCGGCGCGCTGACCACCATGCGCGAGACCAACGCCGAACGCTGGGCCACCCAGTACGACTTCCCGCGCGTCCAATCCGGCGAGGTGGTTAAGTCCGAGATCGAACACCAGCGCCCCTCTGGCATCGTCGGTCTGGCGATGAATACCCGCGAAGCGCCCTTTGACGACTGGCGTGTGCGAGAGGCGATGATCCAGGCGTTCAACTTCGAGTTTGCCAACCAAGTGCTGAACGGCGGCAAGCTGCCCCGGATCACCTCTTACTTCTCCAACTCCGAGCTTGGCATGTCGCACGACGCCGCGACGGGCCGCGTTGCGGAATTGCTGGAACCCTACGCGCAGGACCTGCTGCCCGGCACCATCGAAGGCTACGCGCTTCCCGTAAGCGACGGCACAGAGCGTAACCGCGGCAACGCCCGCCGCGCCGTGGGTCTGCTGGAAGAAGCGGGCTACACCATCGGCGATGGCGGCGTGTTGCGCGGTGAGGATGGCGCGGCACTGAAATTCGATATCCTTCTGCAGCAGGGATCGAACGAAAGCCAACAAGTCACGGACCTTTTCGTCGGTGCATTGGGTCGGCTTGGGATCACGCCCACGATCACGGTCGTGGACAGCGCGCAGTTTACCGAACGCACCAACCGCTTCGATTTCGACATGACGTGGTATCAACGCGGCCTGTCGCTGTCTCCCGGCAACGAACAGCTTCTGTATTGGGGCGCCGACGCCGCCGATCAGGAGGGCAGCCGCAACTGGATGGGTGTTAAATCCCCTGCCATCGACGGTCTGGTCCAGACGATGCTGTCGTCCGAAGACAAAGATGACTACGTCGCCGCCGTTCGCGCGCTGGACCGCGTGCTGACCGCCGGGCGCTACGTCATCCCGGTCTGGTACAACCCCGTCAGCTATATCGCCCATGACGCCAGCCTGAAGTTCCCGGACCAACTGCCTGCCTACGGCGACTGGTTCACGTGGCAGCCCGATTTCTGGTGGTATGAAGAATGA
- a CDS encoding class I adenylate-forming enzyme family protein gives MTLPPCPLPFNMAAHVLAHAASQPDAPALIAIGDTTWSFVQLERAVRGTATGFLNVDLRPGDRVLLRLGNTVDFPIAYLGAIAAGLVPAPTSAQLGRSEITPMAQALAPALIVQAPDVAAPELPGVPVIAPDALRQMRDLPPADWHMGDPNRPGYIVFTSGTGAVPRGVVHAHRAVWARQSGVAHWADMRATDRVLHAGAFNWTYTLGTGLMDPWSVGATAIIPESGTAPEALPALLADYGATIFAAVPGVYRRILKSAPAPMPSLRHGLSAGEKLPDAIRADWRQATGTDIHEAYGQSECSTFISGGPSAPAPPDTLGRAQPGRRVAVLDGDDTPAPVNTPGDLAISTYDPGLMLGYLNAPSLEGDWRRTGDVASIDAEGWITYLGRSDDVMTAGGYRVSPLEVEAAALTCPGVQEAAAYEHQVKPGVRIIALAYRADTDLDAALLAHCTERLARYKQPRAVFRRDTIPKNPNGKVLRRALREETP, from the coding sequence ATGACCCTGCCCCCCTGCCCTTTACCGTTCAACATGGCCGCCCACGTGCTGGCCCATGCCGCATCACAGCCCGATGCGCCTGCGCTGATCGCCATCGGCGACACAACGTGGAGCTTCGTTCAGTTGGAACGCGCTGTGCGCGGCACTGCCACCGGTTTTCTGAACGTCGATCTGCGCCCCGGCGATCGCGTCTTACTGCGTCTTGGGAATACCGTCGATTTCCCTATCGCCTACCTCGGTGCCATTGCGGCGGGTCTCGTGCCCGCCCCGACCTCTGCTCAGCTTGGCAGGTCCGAGATCACCCCGATGGCACAGGCACTTGCTCCCGCGCTGATCGTCCAGGCACCGGACGTGGCCGCTCCTGAACTTCCGGGCGTTCCGGTCATAGCTCCAGATGCGCTGCGACAGATGCGTGATCTGCCCCCCGCCGACTGGCACATGGGCGACCCGAACCGCCCCGGTTACATCGTCTTCACTTCTGGCACCGGCGCCGTTCCGCGCGGAGTAGTTCACGCGCACCGCGCCGTTTGGGCGCGGCAATCCGGGGTCGCCCACTGGGCCGACATGCGCGCGACGGACCGCGTTCTGCACGCGGGTGCGTTCAACTGGACCTACACGCTGGGCACGGGGTTAATGGACCCGTGGAGCGTCGGCGCGACCGCCATTATCCCTGAAAGCGGAACGGCACCGGAGGCTCTGCCCGCATTGTTGGCGGACTACGGCGCGACAATATTCGCAGCCGTTCCAGGCGTTTACCGTCGAATCTTGAAGTCTGCGCCCGCGCCGATGCCAAGTCTGCGGCACGGCCTGTCCGCTGGAGAAAAGTTGCCCGACGCCATCCGCGCAGATTGGCGTCAGGCTACCGGGACCGACATCCATGAAGCCTACGGCCAAAGCGAGTGCTCGACCTTCATTTCCGGTGGGCCTTCTGCCCCCGCGCCGCCTGACACATTGGGACGCGCGCAACCCGGTCGGCGGGTGGCCGTGCTGGATGGCGATGACACACCGGCACCCGTGAACACTCCCGGTGATCTGGCCATCTCGACTTATGATCCGGGGTTGATGCTGGGCTACCTGAACGCGCCGTCGCTGGAGGGCGATTGGAGGCGCACGGGCGATGTGGCCTCGATCGACGCAGAGGGATGGATCACCTACCTTGGCCGCTCGGACGATGTGATGACGGCGGGTGGCTACCGCGTCTCACCACTGGAGGTCGAAGCCGCCGCCCTGACCTGCCCCGGCGTGCAGGAAGCCGCCGCCTATGAGCATCAGGTCAAGCCCGGCGTGCGTATCATCGCACTCGCCTACCGCGCCGATACCGATCTGGACGCAGCCCTGCTCGCGCATTGCACCGAACGGCTGGCCCGTTACAAACAGCCCCGCGCCGTGTTCCGCCGGGACACGATCCCGAAGAATCCCAATGGCAAGGTCCTGCGCCGCGCCTTGCGAGAGGAAACGCCATGA
- a CDS encoding DsbA family oxidoreductase: MKLDILSDPICPWCYIGKANLDAALLERPGHPFRVEWHPFQLNPDMPAGGMDRRAYLEGKFGGKDGAVRAYAPVIEAAEKAGLTIAFDKIERTPNTLDAHRLIYWAGVEGRQTAAVSRLFEAYFIEGLDIGDHAVLVEIARAIEMDADVTSRLLATDADAQDIRDRDAHARERGVQGVPMFIVGERHALPGAQPPDLWRQVLDEVTAS; this comes from the coding sequence ATGAAACTGGATATCCTGTCCGACCCGATCTGCCCGTGGTGCTACATCGGTAAGGCGAACCTGGACGCGGCGCTGCTGGAACGCCCCGGCCATCCGTTCCGCGTCGAATGGCATCCGTTCCAGCTGAACCCCGACATGCCCGCGGGCGGCATGGATCGGCGCGCGTATCTGGAAGGTAAGTTCGGCGGCAAGGATGGCGCGGTGCGGGCCTATGCGCCGGTGATTGAGGCGGCAGAGAAAGCAGGTCTGACCATCGCCTTCGACAAGATCGAGCGCACGCCCAATACGCTGGACGCCCATCGCCTGATTTACTGGGCCGGCGTCGAAGGCCGTCAGACCGCCGCCGTGTCACGGCTGTTCGAGGCATACTTCATAGAAGGTCTCGATATCGGCGATCATGCGGTGCTGGTCGAAATTGCACGCGCCATCGAGATGGACGCCGATGTGACCTCCCGCCTTCTGGCGACCGACGCCGACGCGCAGGACATCCGGGACCGCGATGCCCACGCGCGCGAGCGCGGAGTGCAAGGCGTGCCGATGTTCATCGTGGGCGAGCGCCATGCGTTGCCCGGTGCTCAGCCCCCCGATTTGTGGCGGCAGGTGCTGGACGAAGTGACGGCCTCTTAA
- a CDS encoding sodium:solute symporter family transporter, producing MGEAQFSLAWIDYLIVAAYFIGIIAHGLYVSRKRGGESDDYFLAGRNLGWFVIGFSLFASNMSGSSFVGLMGGAYANGVAIYNYEWTAAIVLIAFAIFILPSYLRARVATTPEFLELRYDVRSRKAYSLFTILAVMLIDVAGALYAGGLVIANTFSFLNIWTAAAVLALIAGIYTVLGGLAAVVVTDTVQSILLIIGGLIIFVLGMNEIGGWSEIWTDVPDAKQHLILPVTNDFTPWHGLWGVTLLSFYLWTMNQFVAQRTLAAKDLRNGQIGALFAGFLKLPNIFIMIIPGIIALKLYPELETPDLAFPKMAFELMPIGLRGLIMAALIAAIMSSVDSAATALSSLVVKDFVQPAKPDWSEQKLVRIGQIATGGFLIFAALYAPLIGSFDSLFGYFQSSLSYIVPTIVATYMVGLSVKWSNGSGAFWTIIGGLVVGIPTFILKEVTGVWESIGLPDLHYTVMGSILFFVGIATNLAISAATRQPNKEGVDALVWSADETKEIFGQIGSPWYFSPLLWSVALAIATTGFLVWLW from the coding sequence ATGGGAGAAGCGCAATTTTCACTGGCCTGGATCGATTACCTGATCGTGGCCGCGTATTTCATCGGGATCATCGCCCACGGTCTTTACGTTTCCCGCAAGCGAGGCGGTGAATCAGACGATTATTTCTTGGCGGGTCGGAACCTCGGCTGGTTTGTGATCGGCTTTTCGCTATTCGCGTCAAACATGTCGGGATCCAGCTTTGTCGGCCTGATGGGCGGCGCCTATGCGAACGGCGTTGCGATCTACAATTACGAGTGGACCGCCGCCATCGTACTGATCGCCTTCGCGATCTTCATCCTGCCCAGCTATCTACGCGCCCGCGTCGCCACCACGCCCGAGTTCCTAGAGCTGCGATACGACGTACGCTCGCGCAAGGCATATTCGTTGTTCACCATCCTCGCCGTGATGTTGATCGACGTGGCGGGCGCGCTTTATGCGGGCGGTTTGGTGATCGCCAACACCTTCAGTTTCCTGAACATATGGACCGCCGCCGCAGTTCTGGCTCTGATCGCTGGCATCTATACCGTGCTGGGCGGCCTGGCCGCTGTCGTTGTGACCGACACCGTTCAGTCGATCCTGCTGATCATCGGCGGTCTGATCATCTTCGTGCTCGGCATGAACGAGATCGGCGGCTGGTCAGAGATCTGGACCGATGTGCCAGACGCCAAGCAGCATCTCATCCTGCCCGTTACCAACGATTTCACGCCGTGGCACGGCCTGTGGGGCGTGACGCTGCTGTCGTTCTACCTGTGGACGATGAATCAATTCGTGGCGCAGCGCACGCTGGCCGCAAAGGACCTGCGCAATGGTCAGATCGGCGCGCTCTTCGCCGGTTTCCTGAAGCTGCCCAACATCTTCATCATGATCATCCCCGGCATCATCGCGCTCAAGCTGTATCCTGAGTTGGAAACGCCCGACCTTGCCTTTCCGAAGATGGCCTTCGAGTTGATGCCCATCGGCCTGCGCGGATTAATAATGGCGGCGCTGATCGCGGCGATCATGTCGTCGGTGGACTCTGCGGCGACGGCGCTGTCGTCGTTGGTGGTCAAGGATTTCGTCCAGCCCGCCAAGCCTGACTGGTCCGAACAAAAGCTGGTGCGCATCGGCCAAATCGCGACGGGCGGCTTTCTGATCTTCGCTGCCCTCTACGCACCGCTGATCGGCTCCTTCGACTCTCTGTTCGGCTATTTCCAATCGTCGCTCAGCTACATCGTGCCGACGATCGTGGCGACCTACATGGTCGGCCTTTCGGTGAAATGGTCCAACGGTAGCGGCGCATTCTGGACGATCATCGGCGGTCTGGTCGTGGGCATTCCGACCTTCATCCTGAAGGAAGTGACCGGCGTGTGGGAAAGCATCGGACTGCCCGACCTGCACTACACCGTCATGGGGTCGATCTTGTTTTTCGTCGGCATTGCCACGAACCTAGCGATTTCGGCGGCCACCCGGCAACCGAACAAGGAAGGCGTGGACGCGTTGGTCTGGTCCGCCGACGAGACCAAAGAGATCTTTGGCCAAATCGGCAGCCCGTGGTACTTCAGTCCGCTTCTGTGGTCCGTGGCGCTGGCCATCGCGACGACCGGCTTCCTAGTCTGGCTGTGGTGA
- the yghX gene encoding YghX family hydrolase — MTAPRKTARDFHPKILEIFDGYVHGRVTKREFLAQAGRYTAAGVTGAMLLEQLSPNYAFAQQVDPEDSEIETMRISYPSPDGTAEMIDGLMAKPAGASGPLPAILVVHENRGLNPYIEDVVRRAAKAGYLALGPDGLSSLGGYPGTDEEGREMQRELDGGALMQDFFNAFEFLRDHEDSTGRVGVVGFCYGGGVCNALAVAYPDLAASAPFYGRQPEASEVPAIQAPLMIHYAGLDERINEGWAPYAEALEENGKQFSVHFYPDVNHGFHNDTTPRYDEDAALLAWERTINFFDEFVAQTA, encoded by the coding sequence ATGACTGCACCCAGAAAGACTGCCCGCGACTTCCATCCCAAGATTTTGGAAATCTTCGACGGCTACGTGCACGGACGGGTCACCAAGCGTGAGTTTCTTGCACAGGCCGGCCGCTACACCGCAGCTGGCGTGACTGGCGCGATGCTGCTGGAGCAGCTCAGCCCGAATTATGCCTTTGCCCAGCAGGTCGATCCCGAAGATTCCGAGATCGAGACCATGCGCATCAGCTATCCGAGCCCCGACGGCACGGCCGAGATGATCGACGGCCTGATGGCAAAGCCAGCCGGTGCTAGCGGTCCGCTGCCCGCCATTCTGGTCGTGCATGAGAACCGTGGCCTGAATCCCTATATTGAAGACGTTGTACGCCGCGCAGCGAAGGCTGGATATCTGGCGCTTGGGCCTGACGGACTGTCGTCGCTGGGCGGTTATCCCGGCACCGATGAAGAGGGCCGCGAGATGCAGCGCGAACTGGATGGCGGCGCTTTGATGCAAGACTTCTTCAACGCATTCGAGTTCCTGCGCGACCATGAGGACAGCACGGGCCGCGTCGGTGTCGTGGGCTTCTGTTACGGTGGCGGCGTCTGCAATGCTTTGGCAGTGGCCTACCCGGACCTGGCCGCATCGGCGCCGTTCTATGGTCGCCAGCCCGAAGCGTCAGAGGTGCCAGCCATCCAAGCGCCGTTGATGATCCACTATGCTGGCCTGGACGAGCGCATCAACGAAGGGTGGGCGCCCTATGCCGAGGCGCTGGAAGAGAATGGCAAGCAGTTCAGTGTGCACTTCTACCCGGACGTGAACCACGGCTTTCACAACGACACGACACCCCGCTACGACGAAGATGCCGCATTGTTGGCGTGGGAGCGGACAATCAACTTCTTCGATGAATTCGTCGCGCAGACAGCCTGA
- a CDS encoding host attachment family protein, with the protein MSAKLTKGTWVLIADGEKALILENQTDHENPYLTVLTKEEQENPPDREQSANRRGRMGDGGPGQGNMGQRSAYEDTDWHELAKDRFAADLADMLYKKAHKGAFDSIVIVASRQVLGEMRDKMHKEVSDKVIAEVPKVLTNHGLDEIETIVRDALDAK; encoded by the coding sequence ATGAGCGCGAAACTGACCAAAGGCACGTGGGTTCTGATCGCCGATGGCGAGAAGGCCTTGATCCTTGAGAACCAGACGGACCACGAGAACCCGTATCTGACCGTGCTGACCAAGGAAGAGCAGGAAAATCCACCCGACCGTGAACAATCTGCCAACCGCCGTGGGCGCATGGGCGACGGCGGGCCCGGACAAGGCAACATGGGCCAGCGTTCGGCCTATGAGGATACCGATTGGCACGAGTTGGCCAAGGACCGGTTCGCCGCCGACCTAGCCGATATGCTCTACAAGAAGGCTCACAAGGGGGCGTTCGACAGCATTGTGATCGTCGCCTCCCGTCAAGTTCTTGGTGAGATGCGGGACAAGATGCATAAAGAAGTGTCCGACAAGGTCATCGCCGAAGTTCCGAAAGTGTTAACCAACCACGGGCTCGACGAGATCGAGACCATCGTGCGGGACGCGCTCGACGCGAAGTGA
- a CDS encoding superoxide dismutase, with the protein MAFALPDLPYSHDALADKGMSRETLEYHHDIHHKAYADKTEDMVKGSEWEGKSIEEIVKGTYDKGAVAQSGLFNNASQYWNHVQFWEMMGPDDSKMPSELEKAITDSFGSVDSFKEEFTTKGGGQFGSGWVWLVKDTDGGLKVTNTENGVNPLCFDQAALLGCDVWEHSYYIDFRNKRPAYLSNFLDKLVNWENVASRM; encoded by the coding sequence ATGGCGTTCGCACTTCCCGATCTTCCCTATTCCCACGACGCGCTGGCCGACAAAGGCATGAGCCGCGAAACGCTGGAATATCACCACGACATTCACCACAAGGCATACGCCGACAAGACCGAAGACATGGTCAAAGGCTCTGAGTGGGAAGGCAAGTCGATCGAAGAGATCGTCAAGGGCACCTACGACAAGGGCGCCGTTGCGCAGTCGGGCCTGTTCAACAACGCGTCGCAGTACTGGAACCACGTGCAGTTCTGGGAAATGATGGGCCCTGACGACAGCAAGATGCCGAGCGAGCTTGAAAAAGCGATCACTGATTCCTTCGGTTCGGTCGACAGCTTCAAGGAAGAATTCACCACCAAGGGCGGCGGTCAGTTCGGGTCCGGCTGGGTCTGGTTGGTAAAGGACACCGACGGCGGTCTGAAGGTCACGAACACCGAGAACGGCGTGAACCCGCTGTGCTTCGACCAGGCCGCTCTTCTGGGCTGCGATGTGTGGGAGCATTCCTATTACATCGACTTCCGCAACAAGCGTCCTGCCTATCTTTCGAACTTCCTCGACAAACTGGTGAACTGGGAAAACGTCGCGTCGCGCATGTGA
- a CDS encoding sarcosine oxidase subunit gamma: MSDTALQGAVYRGYVHVSEAKPRPMVSLKGDLSDESLRDAVRLTMNSDFPEALSVIGGDKGQVAWMAPDELLLFPESAAEALSSIQHKLGDAHVLALDVSDMRTEIVLKGAGAREVLAKASPVDFGALPPGTIRRTRIAQVPAAIWLADAETAHVICFRSVARYVFDVMAMGARKGGEIGVF, translated from the coding sequence ATGTCTGACACGGCTTTGCAAGGTGCGGTTTACAGGGGCTACGTGCATGTGTCCGAAGCCAAGCCGCGCCCGATGGTCTCGCTGAAAGGCGATCTGTCGGACGAGAGCCTGCGCGACGCGGTGCGCCTGACAATGAATAGCGATTTCCCCGAGGCGCTATCCGTGATCGGCGGCGACAAGGGGCAGGTGGCCTGGATGGCCCCGGACGAATTGCTGCTGTTCCCTGAAAGTGCAGCCGAAGCACTTTCGTCCATTCAGCACAAGCTGGGTGACGCGCATGTTCTCGCGCTGGATGTCAGCGATATGCGGACAGAGATCGTGCTGAAAGGGGCCGGTGCGCGCGAAGTACTGGCTAAGGCGTCTCCGGTCGATTTCGGCGCATTGCCGCCCGGAACGATACGCCGCACGCGCATCGCGCAGGTGCCCGCCGCGATCTGGCTGGCAGATGCCGAAACCGCGCATGTCATCTGTTTCCGGTCGGTCGCGCGATATGTCTTCGACGTGATGGCGATGGGCGCGCGCAAAGGTGGGGAAATCGGGGTCTTCTGA